GTCGAGCTTCGCCACGGTGCGCGCGAACAGCTGGGACGTCTCCACGAGCTCGAACGCCATCACCCAGGCAGGGGGCTTTTTCGCGAGCGCCGACGAGGGGTGAACCATGAAGCGCGTCTGCTTCGCGCCCGTATAGTGGCGCTGCTCCGGATTCCACTGGCCGATGCGGGACAGGAGCCCGGTGAGGAGCGCCTGATGCAGGACGTCCCCGCGCGCCGGTGCGCCCCGGCCCTTGCGCGGCAGGCGCAGCTCGCGGACGGTCTCCTCGAGCTGGCGCTGGACGTCCCGCCACTCACGCACCCGCAGGAAGGACAGGAAGTTGTCCCGGCACACGCGCCGCAGATGGGAGGTCCCCCGGCCCTCCGCCTCGCGCACGAACGCCCACAGCTTGAGGAGCCCCGTGAAGTCCGAGTGCTCGTCACGGAAGCGCCGGTGCAACTCGTCCGCCTTCTGCGCGAGCTCCCGTGGCCGCTCACGCGGGTCCTGCAGGTTGAGCGCTGCGGCGACGATGAGCACCTCGTCCAGGCATCCGTACTCGGCGCCGGCGAGAATCATCCGCGCGATGCGCGGGTCCACCGGGAAGCGCGCGAGCTGGTGCCCGAGCGGCGTCAAGGTGCGATCCTTGCCCTCGATGGCCCCGAGCTCCTCGAGTACCCGCCAGCCCTCGGCGATGGCCCTCGGCTGGGGCGGGTCGAGAAAGGGGAAGTCCTCGACGTCACCGAGGCCGAGGGACTTCATCCGCAGGATGACCCCCGCGAGCCCGGTGCGCTTGATTTCCGGGTCGGTGAAGGCGGGCCGCGTGGTGAAGCTCGCCTCGTCGTAGAGGCGCACGCAGATCCCCTCGCGCACGCGGCCGCAGCGCCCTTTGCGCTGGTCGGCGCTGGCCTGGGAGACCGGCTCGATGTGCAGGCGCGTGGTGCCCGAGCGCGGGTCGTAGCGCGACAGGCGCGCCACCCCCGTGTCCACGACGTACACGATGCCCGGGATGGTGACCGACGTCTCCGCGACGTTGGTGGCGAGGATGACCCGGCGCTCGGGGATGGTGGCGAAGACGCGCGACTGCTCGGCGGCCGACAGGCGCGCATACAGGGGCTGCACCACCGTGCCGCGGAGCTCACGCGCGTTCAGGGCACTCTCGGCCTCGCGGATTTCCCGCTCCCCGGGGAGGAACACGAGGACGTCCCCGTCCGGGTCGAGCGAGAGCACGTCCGCCACCGCATCGGCGACGGAGTCGGCGAGCTCGGCGTCCTCGGGGGGTGGCTCGTAGAGCACGTCCACGGGAAAGGTACGGCCCTCCACCTGGATGACCGGAGCCCCCCCGAAGAACTGCGAGAAGCGCTCGGTCTCGATGGTGGCCGAGCTCACCACCACCTTGAGGTCGGGGCGCCTGGGGAGGATGCGCTTGAGCCACCCGAGCAGGAAGTCGATGGTGAGGCTGCGCTCGTGGGCCTCGTCGAGCACGACCGTGTCGTAGCGGCTCAGGAGCGGGTCGCTGTGAATCTGCGCGAGCAGGACCCCGTCGGTCATGAACTTCACGGCCGTCTGCCGGGACGAGCGGTCCTCGAAGCGAATCTGGTAGCCGACGTCCGTGCCCAGCTCCGTGCCGAGTTCGCGTGCCACGCGCGCCGCCACGCTCGTCGCGGCGATACGCCGGGGCTGGGTGACGCCAATCTGGCGCGGGCGGCCGCGCCCCATGGCGAGCAGGACTTTCGGCAGCTGCGTCGTCTTCCCCGAGCCGGTGGCCCCCGCGACAATGACCACCGGATGGGCGGTGATGGCCGCGGTGATGTCCTCCACCCGGCTCGAGATGGGGAGCTCGGGGGGGAAGTGCAGGGTGGGCAAGCCGCCGGGAGGGGGGACGGGTGAGTCGCCGGACATGGCAGCAGGGCCTAGCACTGAAGCGCACGCTCCGTCCTTGACGAATTGACTAGACCTCCTCGAACCTCGTACCTGTGGCGCCCATGGCCGCCAAGGCGCCCTTGATCTCCCCGGAGACGATCAGCGAGCCCGTCCACCCCTCACACCGGAACACTTGGGCGCTTCCCACCTTCGCCTTGTCGATGCGCATGTCACGCACGGAGGAATACTGCCCCACCTTGTGGGGCACTCCGTCTTCATGCGTCCAGAGTTCGATCCGGGATGCCTGTTCGTCGATACAGCGGATGCGGCGTGTGGCAACGAGGATGAGGTACTGATCGGCGTGGCCCTCCACGTCCACGGGGATCAATTGCACATCATCCGGGGCCAGTTCTGCGAACATGGACGCGACCCGGACATGGACCACCGGGATCATGATGCCCGCCTCTGTGTAGTCCAGAGGTGTGCCCGCGATCTCGATAGGGATTCTCAAGCGCTCCTTGAGGAGGACGGGGAACCCAAGCCTGAACTGCCCGTCATCCACTTTGAGGCCCTGACGGTCCCTGGGCATCGCTAGGTGCCAGCGGTGCGGCACATTCACGTCGTCGGCCAGTTCGAAAAAGCGCTTGGTCATGGGCGCCATAGTTGCCCGGTCAATGCCACACGAAGTGCGGGAGAGCCACAAAACCGGGGCAGGCTCATCAAGGCGCTGAGCGGCCGCCGATCTCGGGGAAGCGCTCATAAGCCCGCTTGAGCGCGTCCAAGTGGGCGGGGTTGTCGAGGTCGAGCGGCGTATCCGTGAGCTGCACGACCCACCCGCCCGTCTCCGTGCGCCGCGCCCGTGAGAGCAGATCCGCGTCGCGCGATGGGTCCGGGAACCCGATGGCTTGAGCGGCAGCCGCAGACCAATAGTTCAGCCACCCAAGGTAATAGGGAATCTCGGGCGCGCGGATGTGCTCGAAAAGCTTCAGGGCGGGCAACCCCCGGCGTGGGGATGGCGGCCCGTCCAGCGTGGGTGCTGTCTGATACGCGATGTCCACCGCAGCGTCGTATGGCGTCGCTCGCCCCCATAGCGCCCGTGCTCCTTCCGCCACGCCTTCAAGCACAGCCGCCGCTGACGCGATTACAGGCTCGTCCAGGGGTAGTTTTGCGTGCACCTCAAACTGGGCTTGACCGCCTGCGCTGAAGAGTCCATCTCGTTCCCTTCCCCAGACCGTCACGGGATAACTCTGGTCCCCGTTGCACACAATGGGGAATCCGCCGTCCTCAACGCTTTCGATGAGCCACGCGTCACGCTGCGGTAATGCGATGGGGCGCCCGCCTTTAGAGAGTCGCCACTCCAGGCGCAAGCCGGGAAGCGCCCTCTCCATTCCATGAACGCTATCGATTGTGCGGCGGTCTTTGCCCGTGAGCGCAGGTGCGTAGACAAGGACGGCAAGTCTTTTTCGCGTAGTCATCGTTTACACCCTGTGACGACAACATTCAGAGACTGATCCGCTTGCAACAGCGCATCTTTGTGCGCTGGGGTGCTCACCCCAATGGCAAAATCATATCCACACGCGGTCGCGGCTTTTCGTTCTTTGTCTAATTGCTCGATTTCCTTCTCAATTTCTCGATCCTGGACGTAGTCATTGTACAAGTCGAATTGATGGGTCTTGATCTCCCACAGCTTGCGCAAACCGACTTGCAGCGCATCGAAGCGAACACCGCCTACGAGCACGT
This region of Stigmatella aurantiaca genomic DNA includes:
- the hrpA gene encoding ATP-dependent RNA helicase HrpA, which encodes MSGDSPVPPPGGLPTLHFPPELPISSRVEDITAAITAHPVVIVAGATGSGKTTQLPKVLLAMGRGRPRQIGVTQPRRIAATSVAARVARELGTELGTDVGYQIRFEDRSSRQTAVKFMTDGVLLAQIHSDPLLSRYDTVVLDEAHERSLTIDFLLGWLKRILPRRPDLKVVVSSATIETERFSQFFGGAPVIQVEGRTFPVDVLYEPPPEDAELADSVADAVADVLSLDPDGDVLVFLPGEREIREAESALNARELRGTVVQPLYARLSAAEQSRVFATIPERRVILATNVAETSVTIPGIVYVVDTGVARLSRYDPRSGTTRLHIEPVSQASADQRKGRCGRVREGICVRLYDEASFTTRPAFTDPEIKRTGLAGVILRMKSLGLGDVEDFPFLDPPQPRAIAEGWRVLEELGAIEGKDRTLTPLGHQLARFPVDPRIARMILAGAEYGCLDEVLIVAAALNLQDPRERPRELAQKADELHRRFRDEHSDFTGLLKLWAFVREAEGRGTSHLRRVCRDNFLSFLRVREWRDVQRQLEETVRELRLPRKGRGAPARGDVLHQALLTGLLSRIGQWNPEQRHYTGAKQTRFMVHPSSALAKKPPAWVMAFELVETSQLFARTVAKLDPEWLAAAAPHLLKRSYSDPHWSEKSARAVVKENATLFGLQVFKERPVALASMDPARARLMFIEHALVRGEYRTRGAFQEKNRQVLERVARLRDKARRSELLDSEALLTFFDQCLPADVTDGASFEAWRRKAEAADPNVLVLSMEDALSHDPGLSPAHYPDAITLHGTSVPVAYTFDPTAEDDGITLSVPLLLLPQLVPGELDWTIPGWQREKLTALLEQVPRAQRKQLGPVPALADRLEKELVPFRGPMIPALARAVSRLCGVDVPEESLRADAVAPYLRITLRVLDERGKELARSRDADALLEQYGGRARAALRSAAPASDWERKGLTAWTFGELPPAVTRRVGGLEVRSYPALVDRGAAVDLVLLETSSAADAATRTGVRRLLMLAARGHVAVSAARMPLPFPSLDGAPPARGQADAFRALVLARSVDDAFQLAPGAPLPRTKAAFEALVREGSPHIERMAREWAGAVGVTSSELAATLAALKAASKGPSGSAAVRDIRSQLGHLFPANLIEWIPFVRLLNYPRYLRAAQARLSRAVANPGKDAGKAAPFTPLWETFLARRPTVRDQEAAQELRWAFEELRVAIFAPEVTTPVSVTVAKVGAALAALR
- a CDS encoding imm11 family protein; protein product: MTKRFFELADDVNVPHRWHLAMPRDRQGLKVDDGQFRLGFPVLLKERLRIPIEIAGTPLDYTEAGIMIPVVHVRVASMFAELAPDDVQLIPVDVEGHADQYLILVATRRIRCIDEQASRIELWTHEDGVPHKVGQYSSVRDMRIDKAKVGSAQVFRCEGWTGSLIVSGEIKGALAAMGATGTRFEEV
- a CDS encoding DUF5953 family protein, with the translated sequence MTTRKRLAVLVYAPALTGKDRRTIDSVHGMERALPGLRLEWRLSKGGRPIALPQRDAWLIESVEDGGFPIVCNGDQSYPVTVWGRERDGLFSAGGQAQFEVHAKLPLDEPVIASAAAVLEGVAEGARALWGRATPYDAAVDIAYQTAPTLDGPPSPRRGLPALKLFEHIRAPEIPYYLGWLNYWSAAAAQAIGFPDPSRDADLLSRARRTETGGWVVQLTDTPLDLDNPAHLDALKRAYERFPEIGGRSAP